One part of the Arabidopsis thaliana chromosome 1 sequence genome encodes these proteins:
- a CDS encoding RING/U-box superfamily protein (RING/U-box superfamily protein; FUNCTIONS IN: zinc ion binding; CONTAINS InterPro DOMAIN/s: Zinc finger, RING-type (InterPro:IPR001841), Zinc finger, C3HC4 RING-type (InterPro:IPR018957); BEST Arabidopsis thaliana protein match is: RING/U-box superfamily protein (TAIR:AT1G70910.1); Has 6244 Blast hits to 6227 proteins in 273 species: Archae - 0; Bacteria - 6; Metazoa - 1193; Fungi - 431; Plants - 3759; Viruses - 41; Other Eukaryotes - 814 (source: NCBI BLink).), whose translation MVPEITIDVNVFPSPRKSSSNTVEINLKRESDDKCDDAPLFQITQLILKDVVNFDPHKTSPLLETIFPDSISGTRLCVEMALASERVPAPFDMYLHVTVRFVEESTSSSPLENKTCAICLEDMSQDVHDYQEMPNCPHVFHNDCIYKWLGHSNLCPLCRTVLEDEDDDDYPYYS comes from the coding sequence ATGGTTCCAGAAATCACTATTGATGTTAACGTCTTTCCGAGTCCACGCAAGTCTTCATCGAATACAGTGGAGATCAATCTCAAGCGTGAGAGCGACGACAAGTGTGATGATGCTCCTCTGTTCCAAATCACTCAACTTATCTTAAAAGACGTCGTTAACTTTGATCCACACAAGACCTCTCCTCTCCTCGAAACAATCTTTCCAGACAGTATCTCAGGCACTCGTCTTTGCGTTGAGATGGCTTTAGCATCCGAACGAGTTCCAGCGCCGTTTGACATGTACCTTCACGTCACAGTGAGATTCGTCGAAGAATCCACTTCTAGTTCTCCTCTAGAAAACAAGACATGCGCTATTTGTTTGGAGGATATGTCACAGGATGTACATGACTATCAGGAGATGCCGAATTGTCCCCATGTCTTTCATAATGACTGTATCTACAAATGGTTGGGTCATAGTAATTTGTGCCCTCTCTGCCGCACTGttcttgaagatgaagatgacgacGATTATCCCTACTACTCCTAA
- a CDS encoding Toll-Interleukin-Resistance (TIR) domain family protein (Toll-Interleukin-Resistance (TIR) domain family protein; FUNCTIONS IN: transmembrane receptor activity; INVOLVED IN: signal transduction, defense response, innate immune response; LOCATED IN: intrinsic to membrane; CONTAINS InterPro DOMAIN/s: Toll-Interleukin receptor (InterPro:IPR000157); BEST Arabidopsis thaliana protein match is: Toll-Interleukin-Resistance (TIR) domain family protein (TAIR:AT2G03300.1); Has 1636 Blast hits to 1567 proteins in 54 species: Archae - 0; Bacteria - 13; Metazoa - 0; Fungi - 0; Plants - 1623; Viruses - 0; Other Eukaryotes - 0 (source: NCBI BLink).), whose protein sequence is MAILSRPVNQVFINFRGKDIRHGFVSHLKDALKRKNINFFIDTHEQKGRDLNHLFKRIEEATIALVILSPRYGESKWCLEELTTIMDQEEKGQMIVIPIFYKVRTEDVEKQTGEFGHMFWSCDEEASLEEMEKWQVALKAVCNKIGLTLDLKRSEAKFIKKVLKAVEEVLTTIQSDEAKEGNCVEDVETFNVPLTLPWSWFSSAVELIGAILGLLAETVHADEGRREADFVKKVKTLNVPLALPWLWFGSAVELIGAVVGLLIKAVQSDERKEDGCVKKVKTFNIALALPWLWFGSAVELIGSVLGIINTVRSGEGREDDCVKKVKTFYVPLALPWLWFGSAVELVGAVLGLLNEIVHKCASPTMVILASQVGSVVAISSRWADKSV, encoded by the exons ATGGCAATTCTATCTCGCCCCGTCAATCAAGTTTTCATCAACTTCCGGGGAAAGGATATTCGCCACGGCTTTGTCAGTCATCTTAAAGATgccttgaaaagaaaaaatatcaacttCTTCATCGATACACATGAACAAAAGGGAAGAGACCTGAACCACCTCTTTAAACGGATTGAAGAGGCCACGATCGCGCTGGTCATCTTATCCCCAAG GTATGGGGAATCAAAATGGTGTTTGGAAGAACTGACGACAATCATGgaccaagaagaaaaagggcAAATGATTGTCATCCCAATCTTCTATAAAGTGAGAACGGAAGACGTGGAGAAACAAACGGGAGAGTTCGGCCATATGTTTTGGAGTTGCGATGAAGAAGCAAGTCttgaagagatggagaaatgGCAAGTGGCTTTGAAGGCTGTGTGCAACAAAATTGGACTCACGTTGGATCTTAAAAG ATCCGAGGCCAAATTTATCAAGAAGGTTCTGAAGGCGGTTGAGGAAGTTTTAACCACTATTCAATCTGATGAAGCAAAAGAAGGCAACTGTGTGGAGGATGTTGAAACATTTAACGTTCCACTGACTCTGCCTTGGTCATGGTTTAGCTCGGCGGTTGAGCTAATTGGTGCAATTCTCGGCTTACTCGCTGAGACTGTTCACGCtgatgaaggaagaagagaagctgattttgtgaagaaagtgaaaacaCTTAATGTTCCACTGGCTTTGCCATGGTTATGGTTTGGCTCGGCGGTTGAACTAATTGGTGCAGTGGTCGGCTTACTCATTAAGGCTGTTCAATctgatgaaagaaaagaagatggttgcgtgaagaaagtgaaaacatTTAACATTGCACTGGCTCTGCCATGGTTATGGTTTGGTTCGGCGGTAGAGCTGATTGGTTCAGTGCTTGGCATCATTAACACTGTTCGTTCTggtgaaggaagagaagatgattgtgtgaagaaagtgaaaacatTTTACGTTCCACTGGCTCTGCCATGGTTATGGTTTGGCTCTGCGGTTGAGCTGGTTGGTGCAGTGCTCGGCTTACTAAATGAAATTGTTCACAAGTGTGCCTCACCAACCATGGTTATTCTTGCTAGTCAAGTTGGCTCTGTTGTGGCTATTTCGAGCCGTTGGGCTGATAAGTCTGTCTGA
- a CDS encoding Translation elongation factor EF1B, gamma chain (Translation elongation factor EF1B, gamma chain; FUNCTIONS IN: copper ion binding, translation elongation factor activity; INVOLVED IN: response to cadmium ion, response to zinc ion; LOCATED IN: cell wall, plasma membrane, vacuole, membrane; EXPRESSED IN: 6 plant structures; EXPRESSED DURING: seedling growth, seed development stages; CONTAINS InterPro DOMAIN/s: Thioredoxin fold (InterPro:IPR012335), Glutathione S-transferase, C-terminal (InterPro:IPR004046), Glutathione S-transferase, C-terminal-like (InterPro:IPR010987), Glutathione S-transferase/chloride channel, C-terminal (InterPro:IPR017933), Translation elongation factor EF1B, gamma chain, conserved (InterPro:IPR001662), Glutathione S-transferase, N-terminal (InterPro:IPR004045), Thioredoxin-like fold (InterPro:IPR012336); BEST Arabidopsis thaliana protein match is: Translation elongation factor EF1B, gamma chain (TAIR:AT1G09640.1); Has 35333 Blast hits to 34131 proteins in 2444 species: Archae - 798; Bacteria - 22429; Metazoa - 974; Fungi - 991; Plants - 531; Viruses - 0; Other Eukaryotes - 9610 (source: NCBI BLink).), with product MALVMHTYKGNKGANKALIAAEYAGVKIEESADFQMGVTNKSPEFLKMNPIGKVPVLETPEGPIFESNAIARYVSRKNGDNSLNGSSLIEYAHIEQWIDFSSLEIDANMLKWFAPRMGYAPFSAPAEEAAISALKRGLEALNTHLASNTFLVGHSVTLADIVTICNLNLGFATVMTKKFTSAFPHVERYFWTMVNQPEFKKVLGDAKQTEAVPPVPTKKAPQPAKPKEEPKKAAPVAEAPKPAEEEEAPKPKAKNPLDLLPPSPMVLDDWKRLYSNTKSNFREVAIKGFWDMYDPEGYSLWFCDYKYNDENMVSFVTLNKVGGFLQRMDLARKYSFGKMLICGSEGPFKVKGLWLFRGPEIPKFIMDEVYDMELYEWTKVDISDEAQKERVSQMIEDAEPFEGEALLDAKCFK from the exons ATGGCGTTG GTCATGCACACATACAAGGGAAACAAAGGTGCCAATAAGGCACTTATTGCTGCAGAGTATGCGGGTGTGAAGATCGAGGAGTCCGCAGACTTTCAGATGGGCGTCACTAACAAGTCACCTGAGTTCCTTAAGATGAACCCTATTGGAAAG GTTCCTGTGCTTGAGACTCCTGAAGGTCCCATATTTGAGAGCAATGCCATTGCCCGATATG TGAGCCGTAAGAATGGTGACAACTCTTTGAATGGATCCTCCCTTATTGAATAC GCTCACATTGAGCAATGGATCGATTTCTCCTCATTGGAGATTGATGCTAACATGTTGAAGTGGTTTGCTCCAAGAATGGGCTATGCTCCCTTCTCTGCCCCA GCTGAGGAAGCGGCAATTTCTGCATTGAAGAGAGGACTTGAGGCTCTGAACACACATCTCGCCTCCAACACTTTCCTTGTTGGACACTCTGTCACCCTTGCTGATATTGTCACAATCTGCAACTTGAACTTGGGATTTGCCACCGTGATGACCAAGAAATTTACCTCTGCATTCCCTCATGTTGAGAGATACTTCTGGACAATGGTTAACCAGCCAGAATTCAAGAAGGTGTTGGGTGATGCCAAACAAACCGAAGCTGTCCCTCCAGTTCCTACTAAGAAAGCTCCACAGCCTGCTAAGCCCAAGGAGGAGCCCAAGAAGGCAGCCCCTGTAGCAGAGGCACCAAAGCCTGCTGAGGAGGAGGAAGCACCAAAGCCTAAAGCCAAGAATCCTCTTGACTTGCTACCACCAAGCCCAATGGTTCTCGATGACTGGAAGAGGCTTTACTCGAACACCAAATCCAACTTCCGTGAGGTTGCTATCAAAG GATTCTGGGACATGTATGACCCGGAGGGGTACTCACTATGGTTCTGTGACTATAAGTACAACGATGAGAACATGGTCTCCTTTGTTACACTCAACAAGGTAGGAGGGTTCCTTCAGCGTATGGACTTGGCACGTAAATACTCCTTTGGAAAGATGCTTATTTGCGGGTCAGAGGGTCCTTTCAAGGTGAAGGGTTTATGGCTTTTCCGTGGACCAGAGATCCCCAAGTTCATAATGGATGAGGTGTACGACATGGAGCTGTACGAGTGGACTAAGGTTGATATCTCCGATGAAGCACAGAAGGAGCGTGTTAGCCAGATGATTGAAGACGCTGAGCCATTTGAAGGCGAGGCTCTTTTGGACGCCAAATGCTTTAAGTGA
- the Cand1 gene encoding plasminogen activator inhibitor (FUNCTIONS IN: molecular_function unknown; INVOLVED IN: biological_process unknown; LOCATED IN: endomembrane system; EXPRESSED IN: 24 plant structures; EXPRESSED DURING: 15 growth stages; CONTAINS InterPro DOMAIN/s: Uncharacterised conserved protein UCP031277 (InterPro:IPR016971); Has 70 Blast hits to 70 proteins in 19 species: Archae - 0; Bacteria - 0; Metazoa - 1; Fungi - 0; Plants - 66; Viruses - 0; Other Eukaryotes - 3 (source: NCBI BLink).) → MPLTKLVPDAFGVVTICLVALLVLLGLLCIAYSFYFQSHVRKQGYIQLGYFSGPWIIRITFILFAIWWAVGEIFRLSLLRRHRRLLSGLDLRWQENVCKWYIVSNLGFAEPCLFLTLMFLLRAPLKMESGALSGKWNRDTAGYIILYCLPMLALQLAVVLSESRLNGGSGSYVKLPHDFTRTYSRVIIDHDEVALCTYPLLSTILLGVFAAVLTAYLFWLGRQILKLVINKRLQKRVYTLIFSVSSFLPLRIVMLCLSVLTAADKIIFEALSFLAFLSLFCFCVVSICLLVYFPVSDSMALRGLRDTDDEDTAVTEERSGALLLAPNSSQTDEGLSLRGRRDSGSSTQERYVELSLFLEAEN, encoded by the coding sequence ATGCCCCTGACAAAATTAGTTCCCGATGCATTCGGCGTTGTGACGATATGTCTAGTCGCTCTGCTAGTTCTTTTGGGTCTCCTTTGCATCGCTTACTCGTTCTATTTCCAGTCTCACGTTCGTAAGCAAGGCTATATTCAACTTGGTTACTTCAGTGGTCCCTGGATTATCCGAATCACTTTCATTCTCTTTGCTATCTGGTGGGCTGTTGGTGAGATTTTTCGATTGAGTTTGTTGAGGCGTCACAGAAGGTTGTTGAGTGGGTTGGATCTGAGATGGCAAGAAAACGTTTGCAAGTGGTACATCGTTTCCAATCTAGGATTTGCGGAGCCTTGTCTCTTTCTGACTCTCATGTTTCTTCTGCGTGCTCCCTTGAAGATGGAATCAGGGGCTTTGAGCGGAAAATGGAACAGGGACACAGCAGGTTATATTATTCTTTATTGTCTCCCGATGCTTGCTCTTCAACTTGCGGTTGTGTTGTCCGAGTCACGCCTAAATGGTGGTAGTGGCTCTTATGTAAAGCTGCCACACGACTTCACAAGAACGTATTCCCGAGTTATTATTGATCACGACGAGGTGGCCTTATGCACATATCCTCTACTGAGTACCATCCTTCTTGGTGTGTTTGCAGCCGTCCTAACAGCTTACTTGTTCTGGCTTGGAAGGCAGATACTGAAACTTGTCATTAACAAGCGTTTACAGAAGAGAGTATACACTTTGATATTCTCGGTCTCGAGTTTCCTTCCATTAAGGATTGTTATGCTCTGTTTGTCGGTTCTCACAGCAGCAGACAAGATTATATTCGAAGCCCTTTCTTTCTTGGCCTTCCTCTCCCTCTTCTGCTTTTGCGTGGTATCCATCTGCTTGCTTGTCTACTTCCCGGTTTCAGATTCCATGGCCCTGAGAGGTCTAAGAGACACAGATGATGAGGATACGGCTGTGACCGAAGAACGCAGTGGTGCTCTGTTACTTGCACCAAACTCTTCACAAACTGATGAGGGATTGAGCTTAAGAGGTCGGAGAGACTCGGGATCGTCTACACAGGAGAGGTATGTGGAACTCAGCCTATTTCTGGAAGCTGAGAACTAA
- a CDS encoding Protein kinase superfamily protein (Protein kinase superfamily protein; FUNCTIONS IN: protein serine/threonine kinase activity, protein kinase activity, kinase activity, ATP binding; INVOLVED IN: protein amino acid phosphorylation, N-terminal protein myristoylation; LOCATED IN: plasma membrane; EXPRESSED IN: 22 plant structures; EXPRESSED DURING: 13 growth stages; CONTAINS InterPro DOMAIN/s: Protein kinase, ATP binding site (InterPro:IPR017441), Serine/threonine-protein kinase domain (InterPro:IPR002290), Serine/threonine-protein kinase-like domain (InterPro:IPR017442), Serine/threonine-protein kinase, active site (InterPro:IPR008271), Protein kinase-like domain (InterPro:IPR011009), Protein kinase, catalytic domain (InterPro:IPR000719), Tyrosine-protein kinase, catalytic domain (InterPro:IPR020635); BEST Arabidopsis thaliana protein match is: Protein kinase superfamily protein (TAIR:AT1G09600.1); Has 118165 Blast hits to 116848 proteins in 3803 species: Archae - 91; Bacteria - 12447; Metazoa - 43256; Fungi - 11995; Plants - 30846; Viruses - 422; Other Eukaryotes - 19108 (source: NCBI BLink).), with the protein MGCICSKGVRTNDDYIETNHVSIGKENPKASKKQSDSEETSVNGNEATLRLIPDDVKDTFSDEEVEELEEKKESSFEMKSCESVLQKGNVLEIVDNVGPLQPRMSRIGSVSNGDRAAKVIAGWPSWLVSVAGEAINGWIPRSADSFEKLEMIGQGTYSSVYRARDLETNQIVALKKVRFANMDPESVRFMAREIIILRRLNHPNVMKLEGLIISKASGSMYLIFEYMDHDLAGLASTPGIKFSQAQIKCYMKQLLLGLEHCHSCGVLHRDIKCSNLLLDRNNNLKIGDFGLSNFYRGQRKQPLTSRVVTLWYRPPELLLGSTDYGVTVDLWSTGCILAELFTGKPLLPGRTEVEQMHKIFKLCGSPSEEYWRRSRLRHATIFKPQHPYKRCVADTFKDLPSSALALLEVLLAVEPDARGTASSALQSEFFTTKPFPSEPSSLPRYQPRKEFDAKLREEEARRRKGSSSKQNEQKRLARESKAVPAPSANAELLASIQKRLGETNRTSISEKFNPEGDSGNGFRIEPLKGNTAQNPYPIYTNGDNHPNGSSQLRTQRSYVQRGSGQLSRFSNSMAPTRDGSQFGSMRDAIVNQRWLEDGSENFNLSQRLLEKPNGIRKDDPSSSSKESIMGYDGEKRGRIQYSGPLIPGEGNLDEMLKEHERQILLAVRRAQADKAKRDDNRQAQTLFPANGR; encoded by the exons ATGGGTTGTATTTGCTCAAAAGGAGTACGTACTAATGATGATTACATAGAGACGAATCATGTAAGTATTGGTAAAGAGAATCCTAAAGCTTCTAAGAAACAATCTGATTCAGAGGAAACTAGTGTTAATGGAAACGAAGCTACATTGAGGTTAATACCTGATGATGTCAAGGACACTTTCTCTGATGAGGAAGTGGAGGAgctggaggagaagaaagagagtagCTTTGAGATGAAATCTTGTGAATCTGTGTTGCAAAAAGGAAATGTTTTGGAGATAGTTGATAATGTAGGACCGTTGCAGCCTAGGATGAGTAGGATTGGTAGTGTTAGTAATGGAGATAGAGCAGCTAAAGTTATTGCTGGTTGGCCTTCATGGTTAGTTTCAGTTGCTGGTGAAGCTATTAATGGATGGATTCCTCGTAGTGCTGATTCGTTCGAGAAGTTGGAGATG ATTGGGCAGGGGACGTATAGTAGTGTGTACAGAGCTCGTGATCTCGAAACAAACCAGATTGTTGCACTTAAGAAGGTTCGGTTTGCTAATATGGATCCTGAGAGTGTGAGGTTTATGGCAAGAGAAATTATCATTCTACGTAGGCTTAACCATCCAAACGTTATGAAACTCGAAGGGCTGATCATTTCAAAAGCTTCGGGAAGTATGTAtcttatatttgaatatatggaTCATGATCTCGCAGGCCTTGCTTCGACCCCTGGGATTAAGTTCTCTCAGGCACAG ATTAAATGTTATATGAAGCAATTGTTGCTTGGGTTAGAACATTGCCATAGTTGTGGTGTGTTGCACCGTGACATCAAGTGCTCAAATCTTCTGCTTGATCGTAACAATAATCTCAAGATTGGTGATTTTGGTCTTTCTAATTTTTACCGGGGCCAACGAAAGCAGCCTCTGACTAGCCGTGTTGTGACATTGTGGTACCGCCCACCTGAACTTCTGCTTGGGTCAACTGACTATGGAGTTACGGTTGATCTATGGAGCACAGGATGCATACTTGCTGAACTCTTTACTGGAAAGCCTCTTCTACCCGGAAGAACCGAG GTAGAACAAATGCACAAGATCTTTAAACTCTGCGGATCACCTTCTGAGGAGTATTGGAGAAGATCACGGTTGCGGCATGCAACCATCTTTAAACCTCAACATCCCTACAAGCGATGTGTAGCTGATACATTTAAGGATCTTCCTTCTTCAGCTTTGGCCCTCCTTGAGGTTCTTCTAGCTGTAGAACCAGATGCACGTGGAACCGCATCTTCGGCCCTTCAAAGCGAG TTCTTTACGACAAAACCTTTTCCAAGTGAGCCATCAAGTTTACCGAGATATCAGCCAAGGAAAGAATTTGATGCCAAGCTTCGAGAAGAGGAAGCAAGACG ACGGAAAGGTTCGAGCAGTAAACAGAATGAACAGAAGCGGTTGGCTAGAGAGTCCAAAGCTGTACCGGCTCCTAGTGCCAATGCCGAGTTACTGGCATCAATACAG AAACGTCTAGGGGAGACTAACCGGACAAGCATTAGTGAGAAGTTTAATCCTGAGGGAGATTCTGGCAATGGCTTCCGGATCGAACCACTGAAGGGCAATACCGCACAAAATCCCTACCCAATCTACACAAACGGAGACAACCATCCTAACGGATCAAGCCAACTGAGAACACAAAGGTCCTATGTCCAACGCGGGTCTGGCCAATTGTCAAGATTCTCAAACTCAATGGCACCTACTAGAGATGGATCACAGTTTGGAAGTATGAGAGACGCTATAGTGAACCAACGCTGGCTTGAAGATGGTTCAGAGAATTTCAATTTGTCCCAAAGATTGTTGGAGAAACCTAATGGTATTAGGAAAGATGACCCTTCATCCTCTAGCAAAGAGTCAATAATG GGCTATGATGGTGAGAAGAGAGGGAGGATTCAGTACTCAGGACCATTGATTCCAGGAGAAGGAAACTTGGATGAAATGTTGAAAGAACATGAAAGACAGATCTTGTTGGCTGTACGACGAGCTCAAGCCGATAAGGCTAAGAGAGACGATAACCGACAGGCTCAAACCTTGTTTCCAGCTAATGGAAGGTGA
- a CDS encoding F-box/RNI-like superfamily protein (F-box/RNI-like superfamily protein; CONTAINS InterPro DOMAIN/s: F-box domain, cyclin-like (InterPro:IPR001810), F-box domain, Skp2-like (InterPro:IPR022364); BEST Arabidopsis thaliana protein match is: RNI-like superfamily protein (TAIR:AT3G18150.1); Has 673 Blast hits to 666 proteins in 17 species: Archae - 0; Bacteria - 0; Metazoa - 0; Fungi - 0; Plants - 673; Viruses - 0; Other Eukaryotes - 0 (source: NCBI BLink).), which yields MADNSATRVRVPSDRNSRRKIKGEVDIISSLPDVILQHILFSFQTKYAIRTSVLSKRWRHEADAINKALSQYTAPKMMNFHLKINKNNSLHHIKKWTEFAMSRNVENMSLDVRFRSNKIPRFYEINSSVKSLSHRLDLHDVIPRHGVSWTSLKKFSLSYCGLPDESAKILSGCPILEWPMQIVAPQIHCLKLRNTQLPCTLVDVSSLTEAEVLDIIIFPVNLSYNADFLHATMLEMLKKLKNVEKLTFSGSYLQNLSVAEKRGVPFPMFKVKALTLEMKHFVISDIERMLQSSPNLKKLTVRAKDNTGKYLYRYFARLESGSMLELKKGV from the exons ATGGCAGACAACTCGGCCACCCGTGTAAGAGTCCCTAGCGACCGCAACAGTCGCCGGAAAATCAAAGGAGAAGTTGACATAATTAGCTCTTTACCCGATGTGATCCTTCAACatattctcttctcttttcagaCGAAATACGCCATCAGAACTTCCGTCTTGTCAAAACGATGGAGGCAT gAAGCTGATGCCATAAACAAAGCCCTAAGTCAATACACAGCTCccaagatgatgaattttcatctcaaaatcaacaagaatAACAGTCTTCATCACATCAAGAAGTGGACCGAATTTGCCATGTCCCGCAACGTAGAGAATATGTCCCTTGATGTCCGTTTTCGTTCTAACAAGATTCCTCGTTTCTACGAGATCAATTCCTCTGTCAAGTCACTCAGCCATAGGTTAGATTTGCATGATGTGATTCCCCGACACGGTGTGTCTTGGACATCCTTGAAGAAGTTTTCCTTGAGTTATTGTGGGTTACCTGATGAATCTGCTAAGATTTTATCTGGTTGTCCGATTCTCGAAT GGCCAATGCAGATTGTGGCACCACAGATCCATTGTCTCAAATTGAGAAACACTCAATTACCATGTACTTTAGTTGATGTCTCATCCTTAACCGAAGCTGAAGTACTGGACATTATCATCTTCCCAGTGAACCTGTCCTACAATGCTGATTTTCTTCATGCCACGATGCTAGAGATGctaaaaaagttaaagaatGTAGAGAAGCTTACTTTTAGTGGAAGCTATCTTCAG aatttgtCTGTTGCCGAGAAACGTGGTGTTCCTTTTCCAATGTTCAAGGTCAAAGCTTTGACTCTTGAGATGAAACACTTTGTAATTTCTGATATAGAAAGAATGTTACAAAGCTCACCTAATTTAAAGAAGCTAACAGTACGCGCAAAGGATAACACG GGGAAGTATCTTTACAGATACTTTGCAAGGCTTGAATCTGGATCAATGCTCGAGCTCAAAAAAGGTGTCTAA